From the Primulina tabacum isolate GXHZ01 chromosome 15, ASM2559414v2, whole genome shotgun sequence genome, one window contains:
- the LOC142526655 gene encoding folate-binding protein 1: MELKKNVKHSLNFFLLLAIINFMLLDAYGKTSEVCISQGGRFPKFANEGKPPKKASKGHKDMTLCRVFRKRSCCDVAQTHPALLSIRRLASSGEASQDCLQLWEFLECSICDPLVGVQHGPPCICISFCNRVYEACSTAYFSMDVKTQVLAPCGSGDFVCGKASEWVSNGTELCRASGFSVNPFDDPEETSCYGGKGGLDYITNSWKTSRSQVLHGDQSTGVLEYLRQWMINMPVNERVSWAIGGMVLTAGILFASKRKSHNQRQKQIAVQRRAKKLGTKINYVSPISQENRGGTGR; encoded by the exons GTAAAACCAGTGAAGTTTGCATTTCTCAGGGTGGTCGGTTTCCCAAATTTGCAAATGAGGGTAAACCACCAAAAAAAGCAAGCAAGGGCCATAAGGATATGACTCTCTGCCGGGTTTTTCGCAAAAGGAGTTGCTGTGATGTAGCACAGACTCATCCTGCTTTATTATCCATTAGGAGGCTTGCTTCATCTGGGGAAGCAAGCCAAGATTGCTTGCAATTATGGGAATTCCTGGAATGTTCTATCTGTGATCCTCTGGTTGGTGTGCAGCATGGACCTCCTTGTATATGTATTTCTTTTTGCAATAGAGTGTATGAAGCATGCTCAACTGCATACTTTTCTATGGATGTAAAGACACAG GTCTTAGCACCATGTGGATCAGGCGACTTTGTTTGTGGTAAAGCTTCTGAATGGGTTTCTAATGGAACAGAGCTCTGCCGTGCCTCAGGTTTCTCGGTCAATCCATTTGACGATCCTGAAGAAACATCATGCTACGGTGGGAAGGGTGGTCTGGATTATATTACTAATTCGTGGAAAACTTCACGTTCCCAAGTTTTACATGGAGATCAAAGTACTGGGGTCCTAGAATATTTGAGGCAGTGGATGATTAATATGCCGGTTAATGAAAGAGTTTCTTGGGCTATTGGCGGGATGGTTCTTACAGCTGGAATTTTGTTTGCAAG TAAAAGGAAGAGCCACAATCAACGTCAGAAGCAAATAGCTGTTCAACGAAGGGCAAAGAAACTGGGAACAAAGATAAATTATGTGTCTCCCATTAGTCAAGAAAACAGAGGAGGAACTGGAAGATGA